Within Bacillota bacterium, the genomic segment GGCTCTCTGGCACCGCCACCCCGCCCGGACCGGCTTGAGAAATCGCTCTGGATAGACTTATGGGGGCAGATGCGCGACTATCGAAATTCATCATGCCAGTCTTGCCTGCCACCTCAAATTTATACCAGAAACCGCCTGGATGAGCCCAGCTCCCTTCCACATGGGCTATGGCGCCAGATTTCAGCCTGAGGGTCGTAAGGGCGTACTGAAGAGGAGCGGCGGTGAATATTGACTGGGTGTAAATCCTTTCGACATCTCCAAAACACCAGCGGACAAAATCGAAATCATGGATACTCAGATCCACCAGCATCCCCGCGGATTTACTGATATCCCTATACCAGTCCTGCCACCCGCGAGGAAAAGGTCCTCCGCGCCCGAAACGAGCGACTGCGATCTGGCCCAATTCACCGCTTGCAACGGATTCTCTCAGCATTTCATATTCCGGGAAGAATCTCAGCACATGGCCGACGGAGAACTTTACGCTCTCCCGTTCACATGTCCTTATCATATCTTCGGCATCCTCAAGGGTTAAGGCTATGGGTTTTTCGCAGAAGACATGCTTACCTGCCCGCGCAGCCTTGATTACCCATTCTTTGTGAAGGTAAGTCGGAAGACATACATCAATAATATCTATGCTTGCATCTTCTACTACTCCCATTGGATTGGCCGTAGCTCGGGCACCCAGGCTATCTGCGAGGGAACTGGCCTTTTCAGCATCAATGTCAGCTATCCATACCAGCTCTGCATCCCTGATCCTCTTATAGCAACCTGCATGGACTCGTCCCATGGTACCGGCGCCTATCACACCAACGCGATACATCCACATTGCCCCTTTCCGAAAAATGATGTACGAGCCAAGTATATCAGATTTTGGCAACACATTCAATCGCACATGATGGCCAAGCAATCATGGCATAATATAGCAATGTAGTGAATACCATGATATAATACAGGCTGTCCAATAATCAGGATACAGAATATATATGCCCCAGGGAGTGATCGCTATGCCTACCATGATCAATCCTGAGATCTTTCGCGAATATGACATCAGGGGAATAGCGTCTCGAGACCTCATACCCGAGGTGGCCGGTCGCCTCGGTCTCGCCATCGGAACATATCTGCAGGCCGCAGGGGAAGGGCGCGCTATCGTCGGAATGGATAATAGGGCTTCATCGCCAGACATAAAGGAAAATGTAATTGCTGGCATACTGGAAACCGGGTGCAACGTGGTCGACATTGGTCTGGTTGTAACTCCCGCGTTTTACTATTCCATCATCCTCTATGATATCGGAGGCGGCGCGATGATCACCGCCAGCCACAATCCGCCCGAATTCAACGGAATGAAAGTTGCCTGCGGCCATTCTACTATATATGGAGATGAGATCCAGACCCTTCGTAGACTGGCGGAATCAGGAGATTTCAAACGGGGCCATGGCAACCTCTCATCTGATGACCCGCGGGATTCCTATATCAATATGATCATTGAAAAGGTCAAATTGGGGCCTCGCCGCTTGAAGGTGGTCGTAGACTGCGGCAATGGAACGGCCTCCCTTTTCGCGCCCAAGCTTATTGAAGGACTGGGATGCGATGTGATTCCGCTTTATTGCGATTCAGATCCGACCTTCCCAAATCATTTTCCTGACCCGGTAAGGCCAGCGAACCTCACTGATCTGATCCAGGCAGTGCGCGAAAAAGAAGCTGACCTTGGAGTCTCTTTTGACGGTGATGGTGATCGTATCGGCGTGGTCGACGAAAAAGGGAATATCATATGGGGAGACCGCCTGATGATTCTCTTTTGGAGGGAGATACTGCCCAAATATCCGGGCACAACCGCCATAGTAGAGGTGAAATGCTCGCAGGCGCTTGTCGAGGAAGTGGAACGACTCGGCGGGAAGCCGATGTTTTACCGGACCGGCCATTCATTGATAAAGGCCAAAATGAAAGAGATTGGCGCTGTATTTACTGGAGAAATGTCGGGCCATATGTTCTTCGCCGATGAATATTTCGGATTTGATGACGCGCTCTATGCCGCGGCAAGGCTGCTTAGAATACTGTCCAACACCGACAAGAGCCTTTCCGATCTTCTTTCTGATGTGCCATATTACCCATCCACGCCAGAGACCCGCGTCAAATGCCCGGATAATGTCAAATTCCGCGTTGTCGAATCTGTACGAGACCATTTCAAGGCACGCTATCCAGTCGTGGACGTGGATGGAGCGAGGGTTCTATTCCCTGATGGTTGGGGGCTCGTGCGAGCGTCAAACACCGGACCCGAGCTTGTCATGCGTTGCGAGGCCAAAAATGAAGCCGCGCTCGAGAGAATAAAAGGAGAAATGGCCGGGGAAGTGGAAAGACACCCCGGCGTTGGAGACATAGAATGGTGAACGTGCCAATGGAGGGAAGTTTAGACGCCGCGCCCGGCCGCCATCTTACCATTGTTTCTTGCGGGCATAATTCATCCTGATGATTATGGCCGCAAGATTGAAGGATAGCACCAGGAAGAGCAATACCAGAGCCGACCCGTAGGCTATGGGCATTTGCTTATCTATCATAGTTCCTTCTGTCATGAGAGCGTAGATATGATAGGGCAGCGCCAGCACCTCATCAAATATCGAACCAGGCAATCTCATGGTGTAAAAAGTCGCGGCAGTGAACAGGATTGGCGCGGTCTCGCCGGCCGCGCGCCCCACTCCCAGAATACAACCTGTAAGTATACCCGGAATCGCGGCAGGCAGGACAACTTTGCGGACTGTCTGCCAGCGAGTCGCCCCGAGGGCCAGGGATGCTTCTCTAAATGAATGGGGAACCGCCATCAGCGCTTCTTCCGATGCCCTGATGATGGTAGGAAGGATTAGTATGCCAAGTGTAAGGCTGCCGGATAAGATGGAAACGCCAAAGCCCATGAATTTCACGAACACCGAAAGCCCGAAAAGGCCAAACACTATCGAGGGCACGCCAGAGAGGCTGTTCACTCCTATACGGATTATCCGCATTAATATGCCTTGCTTGGCGTATTCCGCAAGATATATTGCTCCAAGGACTCCCATGGGGAGGGCGAAGATTATGGACCCGAGCATTAGATAAAAGGTGCCCAGGATCGCCGGGAAGATCCCTCCCTCGGTCATTCCCATCCTTGGCATATCAGTCAGGAACTGAATGCTCATCACAGGAAGTCCATTTCGAGCGATGAAAGCCACGATGATGAAGAAAAAGGCCAGAGTGAGCGCGGTAGCTCCCCAACTCAACGAGAATGCCACCTTCTGAGTGCGCCGTCTTGTCGCCATCAAAGCCTGTTTCATTCCTTCCCCATCCTTTCCTTATACTTCTCGGATATAAAGTCGGCGACAATGTTGAAAATCAAAGTCATAACAAAAAGCACAATCGCTATGGCGAATAGGGCGTGATAGTGATCCCCTCCCACAGGAGCTTCCCCCATCTCGGCGGCTATGGTCGCCGTCATTGTCCTTACCGGCTGGAGAAAGCTCGTCGGGATTATGGCCGAATTTCCTGCGACCATGAGAACGGTCATGGTTTCTCCAATGGCCCTGCTTATTCCAAGAATGATGGCTGTGAAAATTCCTGATGAGGCTGCCGGAACCAGCACTCTGATGATGGTCTCCCATTTAGTTGCGCCCAACGCGTATGAAGCCTCTTTATACGAATTGGGAATCGATGTCAGCGCATCCTCTGAGATACTTACTACAGTGGGGAGGGACATGATGGCCAAAACAATGGCGCCGGTAAAAGCGGTGAGCCCGGTGGGCAGGTTGAATACCCTCTGGACTAGCGGAGAGACAAGAGCCATTCCGAAGAAGCCATATACAACTGAAGGTATGCCAGCAAGAAGCTCGATGATGGGTTTTATCAGATCACGGGCCCTGGCGCTGGTTATTTGAGATACATATATTGCTGCGCCGACTCCTAACGGGACTGCTACAATCATAGCCCCGACAGTCACCCAGATTGAACCGAGAATAAGGGGAAGGGCCCCGAAATCCGGCGGCTCGTGGGTTGGGTACCATTGTGTGCCAAAAAGGATTTTTGTTATACCAATCTTTGAAAAGATGGGCACACCTTCTATAATAAGAACTATGACTATTCCCACCAGAAATACTATACAGGCGAAAGCCGAAGCAAGAAGCAGGATTCCCATGAGGCGTTCACTCATCCGTCCCCATGGACCCCTCCGCCTCAGAGCGGGCGATGAACCAAGCATTTTCCTCACTCTCCTACACAGGGAGCAGGGCAAGTGTCTCCTCGCACACCGCCCTGCTCCTAATCTATCTAAAATGCTGCCCGGCTTTACCTTTCGAGCAAGGGTCACCAGGAGCATTCATAGCCCCGAAAGATAGCAGTTGCCCCCGATCATTCCTTGTTCTTACAAACTACTCATGAAGGGGCACAAAACCTGCCTCGCTCACGAGCTTCTGCCCTTCAGGGCTCTGGATGAAGTTTATGAACTTAGCCGCAAGCCCGGTGGGCCATCCATTTGTGAACATAAAGAGCGCCCTTGCGATTGGGTAGTCGCCGCTGATGACGGTGGCATTGCTTGGCTTGACCCACTCATGTCCATCCTTTGATACCTCAAGATCCTTAAGTTTGTTGTTCAAATAACCAATGCCCACATACCCGATGGCTCCTGGAGTGCCGGCCACCGTGCTGGCAACTGCGCCATTAGAAGCCTGCATCAAAGCATCAGCTCTCACCTTGGCGCCCTTTAGAACGAGTTCCCCGAACACTTCATATGTGCCGGAAGAGGTATCCCTGGACACGACAACGATCTTACGATCTGGACCGCCAACTTCTTTCCAGTTGTTGATCTTGCCTGTATATATGTCCTTGATCTGTTCTATCGTAAGTCTGCGTATACTGTTGCTGGGGTGAACAACGATTGCGATTCCATCGAGCGCGATCTTATGCGGAACAGGATAAATGCCTTTTGACACGGCCTTCTGAACTTCTGACATCTCGATGAACCTGGAAGCATTCGCAATATCTGTAGTGCCGTCTATAAGAGCAGCTATTCCATTACCGGAACCTCCACCACGCACTGAGATGTTAGCATCCCGATTCTTCTGCATGAAGACCTCTGCTGCCCTCTGAGCTATGGGAAGGACTGTGGTGGAACCTGTCAGCGTTAACTGTTGCTGAGCCAGAGCGATTGAGGACACGCCGATGGCAAGAGCGCCAACCCCGGCG encodes:
- a CDS encoding Gfo/Idh/MocA family oxidoreductase, with protein sequence MYRVGVIGAGTMGRVHAGCYKRIRDAELVWIADIDAEKASSLADSLGARATANPMGVVEDASIDIIDVCLPTYLHKEWVIKAARAGKHVFCEKPIALTLEDAEDMIRTCERESVKFSVGHVLRFFPEYEMLRESVASGELGQIAVARFGRGGPFPRGWQDWYRDISKSAGMLVDLSIHDFDFVRWCFGDVERIYTQSIFTAAPLQYALTTLRLKSGAIAHVEGSWAHPGGFWYKFEVAGKTGMMNFDSRASAPISLSRAISQAGPGGVAVPESPLEEKNPYLAELANFVGYIKGESQPRVTPQDAFEALRISLSAVKSAEAGKVINL
- a CDS encoding phosphomannomutase/phosphoglucomutase, with translation MINPEIFREYDIRGIASRDLIPEVAGRLGLAIGTYLQAAGEGRAIVGMDNRASSPDIKENVIAGILETGCNVVDIGLVVTPAFYYSIILYDIGGGAMITASHNPPEFNGMKVACGHSTIYGDEIQTLRRLAESGDFKRGHGNLSSDDPRDSYINMIIEKVKLGPRRLKVVVDCGNGTASLFAPKLIEGLGCDVIPLYCDSDPTFPNHFPDPVRPANLTDLIQAVREKEADLGVSFDGDGDRIGVVDEKGNIIWGDRLMILFWREILPKYPGTTAIVEVKCSQALVEEVERLGGKPMFYRTGHSLIKAKMKEIGAVFTGEMSGHMFFADEYFGFDDALYAAARLLRILSNTDKSLSDLLSDVPYYPSTPETRVKCPDNVKFRVVESVRDHFKARYPVVDVDGARVLFPDGWGLVRASNTGPELVMRCEAKNEAALERIKGEMAGEVERHPGVGDIEW
- the pstA gene encoding phosphate ABC transporter permease PstA produces the protein MKQALMATRRRTQKVAFSLSWGATALTLAFFFIIVAFIARNGLPVMSIQFLTDMPRMGMTEGGIFPAILGTFYLMLGSIIFALPMGVLGAIYLAEYAKQGILMRIIRIGVNSLSGVPSIVFGLFGLSVFVKFMGFGVSILSGSLTLGILILPTIIRASEEALMAVPHSFREASLALGATRWQTVRKVVLPAAIPGILTGCILGVGRAAGETAPILFTAATFYTMRLPGSIFDEVLALPYHIYALMTEGTMIDKQMPIAYGSALVLLFLVLSFNLAAIIIRMNYARKKQW
- the pstC gene encoding phosphate ABC transporter permease subunit PstC, yielding MSERLMGILLLASAFACIVFLVGIVIVLIIEGVPIFSKIGITKILFGTQWYPTHEPPDFGALPLILGSIWVTVGAMIVAVPLGVGAAIYVSQITSARARDLIKPIIELLAGIPSVVYGFFGMALVSPLVQRVFNLPTGLTAFTGAIVLAIMSLPTVVSISEDALTSIPNSYKEASYALGATKWETIIRVLVPAASSGIFTAIILGISRAIGETMTVLMVAGNSAIIPTSFLQPVRTMTATIAAEMGEAPVGGDHYHALFAIAIVLFVMTLIFNIVADFISEKYKERMGKE
- a CDS encoding phosphate ABC transporter substrate-binding protein gives rise to the protein MSYFKRFKRLLAATVAGVGALAIGVSSIALAQQQLTLTGSTTVLPIAQRAAEVFMQKNRDANISVRGGGSGNGIAALIDGTTDIANASRFIEMSEVQKAVSKGIYPVPHKIALDGIAIVVHPSNSIRRLTIEQIKDIYTGKINNWKEVGGPDRKIVVVSRDTSSGTYEVFGELVLKGAKVRADALMQASNGAVASTVAGTPGAIGYVGIGYLNNKLKDLEVSKDGHEWVKPSNATVISGDYPIARALFMFTNGWPTGLAAKFINFIQSPEGQKLVSEAGFVPLHE